The following DNA comes from Rhodopseudomonas boonkerdii.
CCGCGCTGGCCTTGCGTCAGACCCTGCCGGGCATTACCGGCCCGATCATGGGCCAGCCGGAGATCTATCTGAACGCCGTGGCCGATGCCTTCGACGACAACGGCGAGATCATCAAAGAGTCGGTCCGCCCGGTGCTGCAATCCTATATCGACGCCTTTGCCGCCTGGGTCGCGCTTCACAAGAAATAAGCGCCCCGTTACACGCACGGCCCGGTTGTTAGCCTCGCTTTAACCGGGCCGTCGCATTTTCAGGCATGGTCAAACACACTCGCCTGAAATCGGTCCTCACCGGCCTCGTGCTCTATGCGGTGGCGGCGCTGCTGATCAGCTATTTCGGCGTAAACGCCTATACCGGCAAATATGGCCTCAATGCGCGGCAGGAGCTTGACCAGGAGATCACCGCGCTGACCTCCGAGCTCGTTCAGCTCAAGAAGGAGCGAGCCAAGGCCGAGCAGCGCGTCGCGCTGCTGCGCTCCGGCAGTCTCGATCCCGATATGCTTGACGAGCGTGTTCGTTGGCAGCTCGACTATGCGCATTCGCGCGATGTCGTCCGTGTCATCAAGCCTGACTGAAGTCGCAGGGCTTACGAGTCGTTGTGGAGAACAACGCAGCTTTGCATGAACCTGATGGTTAGTACTTCGTCGCCACTTATGGCGATGAAATGACAGCGATGCTCATTTCTATTCCGGAAATTACAAGACAGCCCGCGATCTCGTTCGAATGTTTCAAGCTCTCGCTGCAGTGCGAAATGCACTGTGGCATTCCGCGCGACGCAATCCCTTTCACGGCGCAGGCACTTGGAGTAGGAAGGACGCCACTTCCTCTCTCTCGCATCCGGAATTTTCATGGCCGCAACGAAGAAAAGCGCTCCCGCAGGGCAGGCATCGAGCAATGACGGCAAAGCGTCACCGCCAGAGTTCACCCGTGATCAGGAGCTGCACGCGCTGCGCGACATGCTCTTGATCCGGCGCTTCGAGGAGAAGGCCGGCCAGCTCTACGGCATGGGTGCGATCGGCGGCTTCTGCCATCTTTATATCGGTCAGGAAGCCGTTGTCGTCGGTATGCAGATGGCGCTCAAATATGGTGACCAGATCATCACGGGGTACCGCGATCACGGTCACATGCTTGCTTGCGGCATGGACGCCAATGGCGTGATGGCCGAACTTACGGGGCGCCGCGGCGGCTACTCGAAAGGCAAGGGCGGCTCGATGCATATGTTCAGCCGCGAGAAACATTTCTACGGCGGCCACGGTATCGTCGGTGCGCAGGTCTCGCTCGGCACCGGCCTCGCATTCGCCAACCGCTATCGTGAGAACGACAACGTTTCGGTCGCTTACTTCGGCGATGGCGCATCGAACCAGGGACAGGTCTACGAGAGCTTCAACATGGCAGAGCTCTGGAAACTGCCTGTGATCTACGTCATCGAAAACAACCGCTACGCCATGGGCACCTCGGTGGTGCG
Coding sequences within:
- the pdhA gene encoding pyruvate dehydrogenase (acetyl-transferring) E1 component subunit alpha, with translation MAATKKSAPAGQASSNDGKASPPEFTRDQELHALRDMLLIRRFEEKAGQLYGMGAIGGFCHLYIGQEAVVVGMQMALKYGDQIITGYRDHGHMLACGMDANGVMAELTGRRGGYSKGKGGSMHMFSREKHFYGGHGIVGAQVSLGTGLAFANRYRENDNVSVAYFGDGASNQGQVYESFNMAELWKLPVIYVIENNRYAMGTSVVRSSAQTDFSKRGVSFNIPGEQVDGMDVRAVKAAADKAVAWCRAGKGPYILEMQTYRYRGHSMSDPAKYRTREEVEKIRHDQDPIEQVRNRLLELKVSEQDLKAIDAEVREIVNASADFAQNDPEPDASELYTDIYR
- a CDS encoding FtsB family cell division protein; its protein translation is MVKHTRLKSVLTGLVLYAVAALLISYFGVNAYTGKYGLNARQELDQEITALTSELVQLKKERAKAEQRVALLRSGSLDPDMLDERVRWQLDYAHSRDVVRVIKPD